One Phocaeicola dorei genomic region harbors:
- a CDS encoding helix-turn-helix domain-containing protein: protein MMNENNDVFTMEDEPIASVVQDMRKGSKWLSAFLESYRPPLDGERYLTDGEVSELLRVSRRTLQEYRNNRVLPFILLGGKVLYPETGLRGVLEANYRKPLE, encoded by the coding sequence ATGATGAACGAGAACAACGATGTTTTTACGATGGAAGACGAGCCGATAGCCTCTGTGGTGCAGGATATGCGCAAAGGCTCGAAATGGCTGTCCGCATTTCTGGAAAGCTACCGTCCTCCGCTGGACGGGGAACGTTACCTGACGGACGGCGAGGTGTCGGAACTGCTCCGTGTGAGCCGGCGCACCTTGCAGGAATACCGCAACAACCGCGTGTTGCCCTTCATACTTTTGGGAGGGAAGGTGCTTTACCCGGAAACGGGGCTGCGCGGGGTACTGGAAGCGAACTACCGCAAGCCGCTGGAGTGA
- a CDS encoding helix-turn-helix domain-containing protein produces MNMEIVSIEKKTFEMMVAAFGALSEKVAALRRKSDTGRMERWLTGEEVCGQLRISPRTLQTLRDRRLIGYSQINRRFYYKPEEVKRLIPLVGTLYPHGR; encoded by the coding sequence ATGAATATGGAAATAGTATCTATCGAGAAAAAGACTTTCGAGATGATGGTGGCGGCATTCGGCGCACTCTCGGAGAAGGTCGCCGCCCTGAGGCGCAAAAGCGACACGGGGCGCATGGAAAGATGGCTCACGGGCGAGGAGGTCTGCGGGCAGTTGAGAATAAGCCCGCGCACGTTGCAGACGCTGCGTGACAGGCGGCTTATCGGCTACTCGCAGATAAACCGCAGGTTCTATTACAAGCCAGAGGAGGTGAAGCGGCTGATACCGCTTGTCGGCACGCTCTATCCGCACGGCAGATGA
- a CDS encoding helix-turn-helix domain-containing protein, translating to MELLTRNNFEGWMQKLMERLDRQDELLLAMKAEGKQPTITESIRLFDNQDLCMLLQISKRTLQRYRSVGALPYKTLGKKTYYSEEDVLTFLSNHIKDFKKEDIAFYKARIHNFFHK from the coding sequence ATGGAACTGCTCACACGAAACAACTTCGAGGGCTGGATGCAGAAGCTGATGGAACGGCTCGACCGTCAGGACGAACTGCTGCTGGCGATGAAGGCTGAGGGGAAACAGCCCACTATCACGGAAAGCATCCGCCTTTTCGACAATCAGGATTTGTGCATGTTGCTCCAGATAAGCAAACGCACCCTCCAACGCTACCGCAGCGTAGGCGCATTGCCCTACAAGACGCTGGGCAAGAAGACCTATTACAGCGAGGAGGACGTGCTGACATTCCTTTCCAACCATATCAAGGACTTCAAAAAGGAAGATATAGCCTTCTACAAGGCTCGTATCCATAATTTCTTTCATAAATAA
- a CDS encoding DUF3945 domain-containing protein: protein MAKKKDEKDVLVVRDEKTGEISVVAGLNADGTPKRTPAKAENAQSFLQFDRHGDVLDNFFKNFFRQCKEPSRFGFYRIAADQAENLLEVMKQLLKDPEANKELLAPHKVDTSDYEKKVQEEMAAQQTEKQEPQKQENMEQRKEQQQDKSEQMQGKRGYQPIDESKINWQELEDRWGVKRDNLEKSGDLTKMLNYGKSDLVKVKPTFGGESFELDARLSFKKDGEGNISLVPHFIRKEQKLDEYKEHKFSDNDRKNLRETGNLGRVVDIVDRETGEIIPSYISIDRKTNEITDIPASRVRIPERIGKTEITTQERDMLRAGLPVRDKLIERNDGRKFVTTLQVNVEQRGVEFVPGTGKSPRTAQTQETKGDTSKSQAQGGENAAQTKKEQRRNTWTNEDGSIRPISKWSGVSFTDQQKADYVAGKAVKLENVTDKQGFHATMYIKFNPEKGRPYRYDTNPDNAQQVAPSNESRTQVAVNNDGKTNEATKNLREPLQKGQTNPKDARQQQQQEKPQKKTGKGMKM, encoded by the coding sequence ATGGCAAAGAAAAAAGACGAAAAGGACGTGCTGGTAGTCCGTGACGAGAAGACAGGCGAGATCAGCGTGGTAGCCGGGCTGAACGCGGACGGCACACCCAAGCGCACCCCCGCAAAAGCGGAGAACGCGCAGAGTTTCCTGCAATTCGACCGACATGGCGACGTGCTGGACAACTTCTTCAAGAACTTCTTCCGGCAGTGCAAGGAACCCAGCCGCTTCGGTTTCTACCGCATTGCGGCAGACCAAGCTGAAAATCTCTTAGAGGTGATGAAGCAACTGCTGAAAGACCCCGAAGCGAACAAGGAGCTGCTCGCCCCTCACAAGGTGGACACCTCCGACTATGAGAAGAAGGTGCAGGAAGAGATGGCAGCACAACAGACAGAGAAACAAGAACCTCAAAAACAGGAGAACATGGAACAACGGAAAGAACAGCAACAGGACAAATCCGAACAGATGCAGGGCAAACGTGGCTACCAGCCCATCGACGAGAGTAAAATCAACTGGCAGGAGCTGGAGGACAGATGGGGCGTAAAGCGGGACAACCTTGAAAAGTCCGGCGACCTTACGAAGATGCTCAACTATGGCAAGTCCGACTTGGTAAAGGTCAAACCGACCTTCGGCGGCGAATCATTCGAGCTGGACGCCCGCCTCTCCTTCAAGAAGGACGGTGAGGGAAACATCAGCCTCGTGCCGCACTTCATCCGCAAGGAGCAGAAGCTGGATGAGTACAAGGAACACAAATTCTCCGACAATGACCGGAAGAACCTCCGCGAAACGGGCAATCTCGGTAGGGTCGTGGACATTGTGGACAGGGAAACGGGCGAGATCATCCCCTCCTACATCAGCATCGACCGCAAGACGAATGAAATCACGGACATTCCGGCAAGCAGGGTGCGCATCCCGGAGCGCATCGGCAAGACGGAAATCACCACGCAGGAGCGGGACATGCTCCGCGCCGGACTGCCCGTACGCGACAAGCTCATCGAGCGCAACGACGGCAGAAAGTTCGTCACCACCCTGCAAGTGAACGTGGAGCAGCGCGGCGTGGAGTTCGTGCCGGGAACCGGCAAGTCGCCCCGTACCGCACAGACACAGGAAACCAAAGGCGACACATCGAAAAGTCAGGCGCAGGGCGGGGAAAATGCCGCACAGACCAAGAAGGAGCAACGCCGCAACACGTGGACGAACGAGGACGGCAGCATCCGCCCCATCAGCAAATGGAGCGGCGTGAGCTTCACCGACCAGCAGAAAGCCGACTATGTGGCGGGTAAAGCCGTGAAGCTGGAGAACGTGACCGACAAGCAGGGCTTCCATGCCACGATGTATATCAAGTTCAACCCGGAGAAGGGACGCCCGTACCGCTACGACACGAACCCTGACAATGCACAGCAGGTTGCTCCGTCCAACGAGAGCCGCACGCAGGTGGCGGTGAACAACGATGGCAAGACCAACGAGGCTACAAAGAATCTGAGAGAGCCGTTGCAGAAAGGTCAGACCAACCCGAAGGACGCCCGCCAGCAACAGCAGCAGGAGAAGCCGCAGAAGAAAACGGGCAAGGGCATGAAAATGTAA
- the topB gene encoding type IA DNA topoisomerase encodes MKTIIAEKPSVAREIARIVGATKREEGYFEGGGYAVTWAFGHLVQLAMPDGYGVRGFVRDNLPIIPDTFTLVPRQVRTEKGYKPDSGVVSQIKVIKRLFDTSEHIIVATDAGREGELIFRYLYHYTGCTTPFVRLWISSLTDKAIREGLRKLEDGSKYDNLYLAAKARSESDWLVGINGTQALSIAAGHGTYSVGRVQTPTLAMVCERYWENRRFTSEAFWQLHIATDGCDGEVVKFSSSEKWKEKEPAMELYNKVKAAGCATVTKAERKEKTEETPLLYDLTTLQKEANAKHGFTAEQTLEIAQKLYEKKLITYPRTGSRYIPEDVFAEIPKLLAFIGTQPEWKDKVRAKAAPTRRSVDDGKVTDHHALLVTGEKPLFLSKEDNTIYQMIAGRMVEAFSEKCVKDVTTVTAECAGVEFTVKGSVVKQTGWRAVYGEEKEEITIPGWQEGDTLTPKGSSITEGKTKPKPLHTEATLLSAMETAGKEIEDDALRQAMKDCGIGTPATRASIIETLFKRGYMERCKKSLVPTEKGLALNSVVKTMRIADVAMTGEWEKELARIERGELSDDTFRKEIEAYTREITSELISCDKLFGSRDSGCACPKCGTGRMRFYGKVVRCDNTECGLPVFRLKAGRTLSDDEIKDLLTEGHTKLLKGFKSKQGKSFDAVVAFDGEYNTTFVFPEAKKDKKFSGRKK; translated from the coding sequence ATGAAGACAATCATTGCAGAAAAGCCCTCCGTGGCACGTGAAATCGCCCGCATCGTGGGCGCGACAAAGAGAGAGGAAGGATATTTCGAGGGAGGCGGTTATGCCGTGACATGGGCATTCGGACACCTCGTTCAGCTTGCCATGCCCGACGGCTACGGCGTGCGCGGATTTGTCCGTGACAACCTCCCGATTATTCCCGACACATTCACGCTCGTCCCCCGTCAGGTCAGGACGGAGAAAGGTTACAAGCCCGACAGCGGCGTGGTGTCGCAGATAAAAGTCATCAAAAGACTGTTCGACACAAGCGAACATATCATCGTGGCGACCGATGCCGGACGCGAGGGAGAGCTTATCTTCCGCTACCTCTACCACTATACGGGTTGCACCACTCCTTTCGTGCGCCTGTGGATCAGCTCTCTCACCGACAAAGCTATCCGCGAGGGACTGCGGAAACTCGAAGACGGCAGCAAATACGACAACCTCTACCTCGCCGCCAAAGCGCGGAGCGAATCCGACTGGCTCGTGGGCATCAACGGCACACAGGCGTTATCCATCGCCGCCGGACACGGCACGTATTCCGTGGGGCGGGTGCAGACACCAACGTTGGCTATGGTATGTGAACGCTACTGGGAGAACCGCCGCTTTACGTCCGAAGCATTCTGGCAGCTCCATATCGCAACGGACGGTTGCGACGGCGAAGTCGTGAAATTCTCATCCTCCGAGAAATGGAAAGAGAAAGAACCGGCGATGGAACTATATAATAAGGTAAAGGCGGCAGGTTGCGCCACTGTCACGAAAGCCGAGCGCAAGGAGAAGACGGAGGAAACTCCCTTGCTCTACGACCTGACCACGCTCCAGAAAGAAGCCAACGCCAAGCACGGCTTCACGGCGGAACAGACGCTTGAAATCGCGCAGAAACTCTACGAAAAGAAGTTGATAACCTATCCGAGAACGGGAAGCCGCTACATCCCCGAAGACGTGTTTGCCGAAATTCCCAAACTGCTCGCTTTCATCGGCACACAGCCCGAATGGAAAGACAAGGTGCGGGCAAAAGCCGCCCCGACACGCCGCAGCGTGGACGACGGCAAGGTGACAGACCACCATGCCCTGCTCGTCACGGGTGAGAAACCGCTCTTCCTCTCCAAAGAGGACAATACCATCTATCAGATGATTGCCGGGCGCATGGTCGAGGCATTCTCTGAGAAATGCGTCAAGGATGTGACCACTGTCACGGCGGAATGTGCCGGAGTGGAGTTTACCGTAAAAGGCAGCGTCGTGAAGCAAACCGGATGGCGTGCCGTCTATGGCGAGGAAAAAGAGGAAATTACCATCCCCGGCTGGCAGGAAGGCGACACGCTGACACCGAAAGGCTCGTCCATTACCGAAGGAAAGACCAAACCCAAGCCGCTGCATACCGAAGCCACCCTGCTCTCGGCAATGGAAACGGCGGGCAAGGAAATTGAGGACGACGCACTGCGGCAGGCGATGAAGGACTGTGGCATCGGTACTCCCGCCACACGCGCCTCCATCATCGAAACGCTTTTCAAGCGCGGTTACATGGAACGCTGCAAGAAGTCGCTTGTTCCCACCGAAAAAGGACTTGCCCTCAATTCCGTCGTCAAGACGATGCGCATCGCCGATGTTGCCATGACGGGCGAATGGGAAAAGGAGCTGGCGCGTATCGAGCGCGGGGAACTGTCCGACGACACCTTCCGCAAGGAGATAGAGGCGTACACACGTGAGATAACCTCCGAACTGATCTCGTGCGACAAGCTCTTCGGCAGCCGTGACTCCGGCTGCGCGTGTCCCAAGTGTGGCACGGGCAGGATGCGGTTCTACGGCAAGGTGGTACGCTGCGACAACACGGAGTGCGGACTGCCCGTGTTCCGGCTGAAAGCGGGACGCACCCTGTCCGACGATGAAATCAAAGACCTGCTCACCGAAGGGCATACCAAGCTGCTCAAAGGGTTCAAGAGCAAACAGGGCAAGAGTTTCGATGCTGTTGTCGCCTTTGACGGGGAATATAACACGACTTTTGTGTTCCCGGAGGCTAAAAAGGACAAGAAATTTTCAGGACGGAAGAAATAG
- a CDS encoding DUF1896 domain-containing protein, which yields MNNKKKNEGQTDFSYYGLYLLDYLRTNKFEQADDTAFIRERADRAAETYERARLEGYPADGAQELAMDTLLRGLHYSRYAILREVVENEFADEVPEEKREAFVLKLLPLVGNVFSVYDLSDDNFALSSDYDLLYTELTGATVLYLDEYGV from the coding sequence ATGAACAACAAGAAGAAAAACGAGGGTCAGACCGACTTTTCCTATTACGGTCTGTACCTGCTGGACTATCTCCGCACGAACAAGTTTGAACAGGCTGACGACACCGCTTTCATACGGGAACGGGCCGACCGTGCCGCCGAAACGTATGAGAGGGCACGGCTTGAAGGCTATCCCGCCGATGGTGCGCAGGAACTGGCGATGGACACGCTGCTGCGCGGGCTGCATTATTCCCGTTACGCCATCCTCCGCGAAGTCGTGGAAAACGAGTTTGCCGATGAAGTGCCGGAAGAGAAGCGTGAAGCCTTTGTCCTGAAACTGCTGCCGCTTGTCGGCAACGTGTTCTCCGTCTATGACCTCTCGGATGACAATTTCGCCCTGTCTTCCGATTACGACCTGCTCTACACGGAGCTGACGGGAGCAACCGTCCTTTACTTAGACGAATATGGCGTTTAA